One Leifsonia shinshuensis DNA window includes the following coding sequences:
- a CDS encoding alpha/beta hydrolase: MTIREGRPARRRAARTVFVAIAAVVALTLTGCVTWFIPAKSSTTSTPAPEKVAAALKPFYEQKLVWSDCSSGKQCATAKAPLTWNDPSAGQVSLALIRQQAKGTKQGSLLVNPGGPGGSGYDFVKDSVDYATDKTLQSHFDIVGFDPRGVGHSTAVKCYNAQEMDTYLYGITPGQRGSDQWIAENTTVAKDFGAACATNTGALLDHVDTVSAARDLDLLRAVLGDTKLNYLGYSYGTYLGAVYADLYPGKTGRLVLDGALDPAASNFDVTKVQAQGFESALRAYLKSCLAKKDCPFTGTVEDGMKTISDLLASVEHSPIRNSDGRELGANTLVTAIIYPLYDATAWSYLSSMFADVMKGNASVAFTLADGYNSRNSDGTYSDNSTEAFMAINCLDYSYDADPATMRAQAAELAVAAPVIGPYMAYGDIGCATWPYKTTVQRGPIAAKGSAPILVVGTTNDPATPYVWAKNMSSELENGHLLTYKGEGHTAYNKSNSCVNNAVDDFLVGGTIPPKGKTC; encoded by the coding sequence GTGACCATCCGAGAGGGCCGCCCGGCCCGCCGGCGGGCCGCTCGCACCGTCTTCGTCGCGATCGCCGCCGTCGTCGCGCTGACGCTGACCGGCTGCGTCACCTGGTTCATTCCTGCGAAGTCGTCCACGACCTCCACGCCGGCGCCCGAGAAGGTCGCCGCGGCGCTGAAGCCGTTCTACGAGCAGAAGCTGGTCTGGTCCGACTGCTCCAGCGGCAAGCAGTGCGCGACCGCCAAGGCCCCGCTGACCTGGAACGACCCGTCGGCCGGTCAGGTCTCCCTCGCGCTCATCCGGCAGCAGGCCAAGGGCACCAAGCAGGGCTCTCTCCTGGTCAACCCGGGCGGCCCAGGCGGCTCCGGCTACGACTTCGTCAAGGACTCCGTCGACTACGCGACCGACAAGACGCTGCAGAGCCACTTCGACATCGTCGGCTTCGACCCGCGCGGAGTCGGCCACTCGACCGCGGTCAAGTGCTACAACGCCCAGGAGATGGACACCTACCTCTACGGGATCACCCCCGGACAGCGCGGCTCCGACCAGTGGATCGCCGAGAACACCACCGTCGCCAAGGACTTCGGCGCCGCGTGCGCCACGAACACCGGCGCCCTCCTCGACCACGTCGACACCGTGAGCGCGGCGCGCGACCTCGACCTCTTGCGAGCGGTGCTCGGCGACACGAAGCTCAACTATCTCGGGTACTCCTACGGCACGTATCTGGGCGCGGTGTACGCCGACCTCTACCCGGGCAAGACCGGGCGGCTCGTCCTCGACGGCGCCCTCGACCCGGCGGCGAGCAACTTCGACGTCACGAAGGTGCAGGCGCAGGGTTTCGAGAGCGCGCTCCGCGCTTACCTGAAGAGCTGCCTCGCGAAGAAGGACTGCCCGTTCACCGGCACGGTGGAGGACGGGATGAAGACCATCTCCGACTTGCTGGCCTCCGTGGAGCACAGCCCGATCCGCAACTCGGACGGCCGGGAGCTCGGCGCCAACACGCTCGTGACGGCGATCATCTACCCGCTCTACGACGCGACCGCCTGGTCGTACCTGAGCAGCATGTTCGCCGACGTGATGAAGGGCAACGCGTCCGTCGCCTTCACGCTGGCCGACGGCTACAACAGCCGCAACAGCGACGGCACGTACTCGGACAACTCGACCGAGGCGTTCATGGCGATCAACTGCCTCGACTACAGCTACGACGCGGACCCCGCCACGATGCGGGCGCAGGCGGCCGAGCTCGCCGTCGCGGCGCCGGTGATCGGCCCGTACATGGCCTACGGCGACATCGGCTGCGCCACCTGGCCATACAAGACCACCGTGCAGCGCGGCCCGATCGCGGCGAAGGGCTCGGCGCCCATCCTCGTCGTCGGCACCACCAACGACCCGGCCACCCCGTACGTGTGGGCGAAGAACATGTCGTCCGAGCTGGAGAACGGCCACCTGCTCACCTACAAGGGCGAAGGCCACACCGCCTACAACAAGTCGAACTCGTGCGTGAACAACGCGGTGGACGACTTCCTGGTGGGCGGCACCATCCCGCCGAAGGGCAAGACCTGCTGA
- a CDS encoding DNA polymerase III subunit delta', with the protein MAVWDDLTGQDEAIAVVRSAAESATATGPAAEAARGMTHSWLITGPPGSGRSNLAYAFATALLSPGNPEGDLATQRQVEARTHPDLAVLSTERVIIAIEEVRSLVASSQFAPSVGRYRVMVIEDADRMTERTSNVLLKALEEPPERTVWILCAPSDADLLPTIRSRVRTVRLKVPDVADVARLIERRDGVDSAAAERAARHAQSHIGMAHRLATNEEARRRREQTLDLALGIRSVSGAVLAAATLLEVAGADAKAITEERDAEEREHALRSLGIEPGGAIPPALRGQLRQLEEDQKRRATRSLRDGIDRILTDLLSLYRDVMMLQLGSGSELVNAELGDRLTALSARTSPAATLSAMDAVTTARERIDGNVAPALALEAMLTTILRGSAARKGTDL; encoded by the coding sequence ATGGCGGTGTGGGACGACCTGACGGGTCAGGACGAGGCGATCGCCGTCGTCCGTTCCGCCGCGGAGTCGGCCACTGCCACCGGTCCCGCCGCCGAGGCCGCCCGCGGCATGACCCACTCGTGGCTCATCACCGGCCCGCCCGGGTCCGGCCGCTCCAATCTCGCCTACGCGTTCGCCACCGCCCTGCTCAGCCCCGGGAACCCGGAGGGCGACCTCGCCACGCAGCGCCAGGTGGAGGCCCGCACGCATCCCGACCTCGCGGTGCTCAGCACCGAGCGCGTCATCATCGCCATCGAGGAGGTGCGGTCCCTGGTCGCGAGCTCGCAGTTCGCGCCGTCGGTCGGGCGCTACCGCGTCATGGTCATCGAGGACGCCGACCGGATGACCGAGCGCACCTCCAACGTCCTGCTGAAGGCGCTGGAGGAGCCCCCGGAGCGCACGGTCTGGATCCTGTGCGCGCCGAGCGACGCCGACCTGCTGCCGACCATCCGGTCGCGCGTCCGCACCGTGCGGCTGAAGGTCCCGGACGTCGCCGACGTCGCGCGGCTCATCGAGCGCCGCGACGGCGTCGACAGCGCCGCCGCCGAGCGCGCGGCCCGCCACGCGCAGAGCCACATCGGAATGGCGCACCGCCTCGCCACCAACGAGGAGGCCAGGCGCCGCCGCGAGCAGACGCTCGACCTCGCGCTCGGCATCCGCTCCGTCTCCGGGGCTGTGCTCGCCGCCGCGACCTTGCTTGAGGTGGCCGGCGCCGACGCGAAGGCGATCACCGAGGAGCGCGACGCCGAGGAGCGCGAGCACGCCCTCCGCTCGCTCGGCATCGAGCCGGGCGGGGCCATCCCGCCCGCGCTGCGCGGCCAGCTGCGCCAGCTCGAGGAGGACCAGAAGCGCCGTGCGACCCGCAGCCTCCGCGACGGCATCGACCGGATCCTCACCGACCTGCTCTCGCTGTACCGCGACGTGATGATGCTGCAGCTCGGCAGCGGCAGCGAGCTCGTGAACGCCGAGCTGGGCGACCGGCTGACCGCACTCAGCGCACGGACAAGTCCTGCCGCTACGCTCTCCGCGATGGATGCCGTGACGACCGCCCGCGAGCGGATCGACGGCAACGTCGCTCCCGCGCTGGCCCTGGAGGCCATGCTCACGACGATCCTTCGCGGCTCGGCCGCGCGAAAGGGGACAGACCTGTGA
- the tmk gene encoding dTMP kinase, which produces MSESRTGLFITLEGGDGVGKSTQAALLEEWLRDRGRTVLRTREPGGTDAGVEIREIVLHHRGDIAPRAEALLYAADRAHHIATVVRPALERGEVVVQDRYIDSSVAYQGAGRVLDAGQVRDLSLWAAEGLLPDLTILLDLDETAARARLDTSRTRYDRLEAERSEFHARVRAAYLGLAEAEPQRFLVVDAARPVDEIAADIRSRLEDRV; this is translated from the coding sequence GTGAGCGAGTCGCGCACCGGTCTGTTCATCACTCTGGAGGGCGGCGACGGCGTCGGGAAGTCGACGCAGGCCGCCCTCCTGGAGGAGTGGCTGCGCGACCGCGGCCGCACCGTCCTGCGCACCAGGGAGCCGGGTGGCACCGACGCCGGGGTGGAGATCAGGGAGATCGTCCTGCACCACCGCGGCGACATCGCGCCGCGTGCTGAGGCGCTCCTCTACGCGGCGGACCGCGCCCACCACATCGCGACCGTGGTGCGTCCGGCCCTGGAGCGCGGCGAGGTCGTCGTGCAGGACCGCTACATCGACTCGTCCGTCGCCTACCAGGGCGCCGGCCGGGTGCTCGACGCCGGCCAGGTGCGCGACCTCTCGCTCTGGGCTGCCGAGGGGCTGCTGCCGGACCTCACCATCCTGCTCGACCTCGACGAGACCGCGGCCCGCGCCCGGCTGGACACGTCCCGGACCCGCTACGACCGGCTGGAGGCCGAGCGCTCGGAGTTCCACGCGCGCGTCCGCGCGGCCTACCTCGGGCTCGCCGAGGCGGAGCCGCAGCGGTTCCTCGTCGTGGACGCAGCACGCCCCGTCGACGAGATCGCCGCCGACATCCGCAGCCGCTTGGAGGACCGGGTCTGA
- the topA gene encoding type I DNA topoisomerase — MPGTKKLVIVESPNKVKSIAQYLGEGYEVMASVGHIRDLIEPKNLPPELKKGSLGKFSVDVENEFAPYYVVSDQKKKTVADLKRALKDADELLLATDEDREGEAIAWHLVEVLKPKVPVKRMVFHEITREAIEKARDNTREIDTALVDAQETRRILDRLYGYEVSPVLWRKVGPGLSAGRVQSAATRLVVDRERERLAFVAASYWGLTAQLLPEDATAFEARLARLDGERVATGRDFDDHGRLTSGATILDETSAQALADAVRQQTTAVTVSKVDSKPYSRRPAAPFTTSTMQQEAARKLRFSARQTMSVAQTLYENGYITYMRTDSASLSQQATNAARAQAAKLYGAETVPDKPRVYASKSKNAQEAHEAIRPAGEVFRTPAELEKSLRGPELRLYDLIWKRTVASQMADAKGQTASVTVEARIGEGQLDGTVAEFTASGTVITFRGFLNAYEEGRDEERNADASGDAKLPPLTPGQTLGVQDIAADGHETTPPPRYTEASLVKALEELGIGRPSTFASIISTIIDRGYVTQRGQALVPSWVAFSVVRLLEDYFGDLVQYDFTAEMEDDLDRIADGEAERVDWLNSFYFGSDKHKGLRRVIDNLGEIDARSINSIAIDDDVTLRIGKYGPYLEVQEAGAAEDATPRRVNLPPDLAPDELTPAKAKELIEAPVQTDRELGVNPESGKLVLAKDGRFGPYVTEADPEPEPEVDPQTGEVVEPKKTAKKAAAKPRTASLFKSMDLATIDLDTALKLLDLPRTVGADPETGTEIQAANGRYGPYLKKGTDTRSLPSEDDIFGIDLAGAVELFAQPKYGNRRASSALKEFDADPVSGKPIKIKDGRFGAYVTDGETNATIPRGETVDEVDFDRAVQLLADKRAKGPAKKPAAKRTTSRTSAAKTATKSTAAKTTAAKTTAAKTTAAKTTAAKTTAAKTTAAKAKAAPKTGASTRAAAKKSAE, encoded by the coding sequence GTGCCTGGCACGAAGAAGCTCGTCATCGTCGAGTCTCCGAACAAGGTGAAGTCCATCGCCCAGTACCTCGGCGAGGGCTACGAGGTGATGGCATCCGTCGGACACATCCGCGACCTGATCGAGCCCAAGAACCTTCCGCCCGAGCTGAAGAAGGGGTCGCTCGGCAAGTTCTCCGTCGACGTGGAAAACGAGTTCGCTCCCTACTACGTGGTCTCCGACCAGAAGAAGAAGACCGTCGCCGACCTCAAGCGCGCCCTCAAGGACGCCGACGAACTCCTGCTCGCCACTGATGAGGACCGCGAAGGGGAGGCCATCGCCTGGCACCTGGTCGAGGTCCTGAAGCCCAAGGTCCCCGTCAAGCGGATGGTGTTCCACGAGATCACCCGGGAGGCCATCGAGAAGGCGCGGGACAACACGCGCGAAATCGACACCGCCCTGGTCGACGCACAGGAGACCCGCCGCATCCTCGACCGGCTCTACGGCTACGAAGTGTCGCCCGTGCTGTGGCGCAAGGTCGGTCCTGGGCTCTCCGCCGGCCGCGTCCAGTCCGCCGCCACCCGGCTCGTCGTGGACCGCGAGCGCGAGCGGCTCGCGTTCGTCGCGGCCTCCTACTGGGGGCTCACCGCCCAGCTGCTCCCGGAGGACGCCACGGCGTTCGAGGCCAGGCTCGCCCGGCTGGACGGCGAGCGCGTCGCCACCGGGCGCGACTTCGACGACCACGGCCGGCTCACCTCCGGCGCGACGATCCTCGACGAGACGTCCGCGCAGGCGCTCGCCGACGCCGTGCGGCAGCAGACCACGGCCGTCACGGTCTCCAAGGTCGACTCCAAGCCCTACTCACGTCGGCCGGCCGCGCCGTTCACGACCTCCACGATGCAGCAGGAGGCCGCCCGCAAGCTGCGGTTCTCCGCCCGCCAGACCATGAGCGTCGCACAGACCCTCTACGAGAACGGGTACATCACCTATATGCGCACCGACTCCGCGTCGCTGTCGCAGCAGGCGACGAACGCGGCGCGCGCACAGGCGGCGAAACTGTACGGCGCGGAGACCGTCCCGGACAAGCCGCGCGTCTACGCCTCCAAGAGCAAGAACGCGCAGGAGGCGCACGAGGCGATCCGTCCCGCGGGCGAGGTCTTCCGCACGCCGGCCGAGCTCGAGAAGTCGCTCCGCGGTCCCGAGCTGCGGCTCTACGACCTGATCTGGAAGCGGACCGTCGCCTCCCAGATGGCCGACGCCAAGGGCCAGACCGCCTCGGTCACCGTCGAGGCGCGGATCGGCGAGGGGCAGCTCGACGGCACCGTCGCCGAGTTCACGGCCAGCGGGACGGTGATCACCTTCCGCGGCTTCCTCAACGCCTACGAAGAGGGCCGCGACGAGGAGCGCAACGCCGACGCGAGCGGCGACGCGAAGCTGCCGCCGCTCACTCCGGGTCAGACCCTCGGCGTCCAGGACATCGCCGCCGACGGCCACGAGACCACCCCTCCGCCGCGCTACACCGAGGCGAGCCTCGTGAAGGCGCTGGAGGAGCTCGGCATCGGGCGTCCCTCCACGTTCGCGAGCATCATCTCCACGATCATCGACCGCGGCTACGTCACGCAGCGCGGGCAGGCGCTCGTGCCCAGCTGGGTCGCGTTCTCCGTGGTGCGCCTGCTGGAGGACTACTTCGGCGACCTCGTGCAGTACGACTTCACGGCCGAGATGGAGGACGACCTCGACCGCATCGCCGACGGCGAGGCGGAGCGCGTCGACTGGCTGAACAGCTTCTACTTCGGCAGCGACAAGCACAAGGGTCTGCGCCGGGTGATCGACAACCTCGGCGAGATCGACGCCCGCAGCATCAACTCGATCGCGATCGACGACGACGTGACCCTGCGCATCGGCAAGTACGGCCCGTACCTGGAGGTGCAGGAGGCCGGCGCCGCCGAGGACGCGACGCCCCGCCGCGTCAACCTCCCGCCGGACCTCGCCCCCGACGAGCTGACGCCCGCGAAGGCGAAGGAGCTCATCGAGGCTCCGGTCCAGACCGACCGCGAGCTCGGTGTGAACCCGGAGAGCGGCAAGCTGGTCCTCGCCAAGGACGGCCGGTTCGGGCCGTACGTGACGGAGGCGGACCCCGAGCCCGAGCCCGAGGTGGACCCGCAGACCGGCGAGGTCGTCGAGCCGAAGAAGACCGCGAAGAAGGCCGCCGCCAAGCCGCGCACGGCCTCGCTGTTCAAGTCGATGGACCTCGCGACCATCGACCTCGACACCGCGCTGAAGCTGCTCGACCTGCCGCGCACCGTCGGTGCCGACCCGGAGACGGGCACGGAGATCCAGGCCGCGAACGGCCGGTACGGGCCGTACCTGAAGAAGGGCACGGACACCCGTTCGCTGCCGAGCGAGGACGACATCTTCGGGATCGACCTGGCCGGCGCCGTCGAGCTGTTCGCGCAGCCGAAGTACGGCAACCGCCGGGCGTCGAGCGCGCTCAAGGAGTTCGACGCCGACCCGGTCAGCGGCAAGCCGATAAAGATCAAGGACGGCCGGTTCGGCGCGTACGTGACCGACGGCGAGACGAACGCGACCATCCCCCGGGGTGAGACGGTGGACGAGGTCGACTTCGACCGCGCCGTGCAGCTCCTGGCGGACAAGCGTGCGAAGGGACCGGCCAAGAAGCCGGCCGCCAAGCGCACGACCTCGCGGACGAGCGCGGCGAAGACGGCGACCAAGTCGACGGCGGCGAAGACCACGGCGGCGAAGACGACCGCAGCGAAGACCACGGCGGCGAAGACCACGGCGGCGAAGACCACGGCGGCCAAGACCACAGCCGCCAAGGCCAAGGCCGCGCCCAAGACCGGCGCTTCGACCCGCGCGGCGGCGAAGAAGTCCGCCGAGTGA
- a CDS encoding Rv3654c family TadE-like protein, which translates to MMGPPVPLGRGERGAGSVLALAVVAVTVTVTLAAVGVTGAWGASRKAAVAADAAALAAADAAVGRTAAEPCGLAETVARANGATVTDCVLAGVVVRVEVAVPYHGWEASASARAGPPGSR; encoded by the coding sequence ATGATGGGGCCACCCGTACCTCTGGGCCGGGGCGAGCGCGGGGCCGGATCCGTCCTCGCGCTCGCCGTGGTCGCGGTCACCGTCACGGTCACGCTCGCGGCCGTGGGTGTGACGGGAGCGTGGGGCGCGAGCCGGAAGGCCGCGGTCGCCGCCGACGCCGCCGCTCTGGCCGCGGCGGACGCGGCGGTGGGCCGGACGGCAGCCGAGCCGTGCGGTCTCGCGGAGACGGTGGCACGTGCCAACGGCGCGACCGTGACGGACTGCGTCCTGGCCGGAGTCGTCGTGCGCGTCGAGGTCGCGGTTCCGTACCACGGCTGGGAGGCGTCCGCGTCGGCCCGGGCCGGACCTCCGGGCTCGCGCTGA
- a CDS encoding DUF4244 domain-containing protein → MREIIHRLRWEDRGASTAEYAVTTMAAVAFAGVLLMLLRGDEVKSILTELVRRALTVDG, encoded by the coding sequence ATGCGAGAGATCATTCACCGGCTGCGCTGGGAGGACCGCGGAGCGAGCACGGCGGAGTACGCCGTCACGACCATGGCGGCGGTCGCCTTCGCCGGCGTGCTGCTGATGCTGCTGCGCGGCGACGAGGTGAAATCCATCCTCACCGAGCTGGTGCGGCGAGCACTCACGGTCGATGGCTGA
- a CDS encoding type II secretion system F family protein: MSERRNAARGRGGRPADDLLSSSVEALAVLLDAGIAPRSAWQYVAAEATHPAVARAARLVAEGTAPSEALAAAARPGATPGAHVGRAASGAAARRGLARGGYGGGATFGLAGRHGRASGGHAEHAALGVAAWRGPTSAREPAATHSTSAQQSHGTAGDAGMAAVAAAWGVAEYAGASIAPALRGAAEALRDRAGAERDIATALAGPRATARLMSWLPAVGVAMAYGIGVDVIGTLVTGPLGWVAAISGGGLLVAGRSWTRSLIRSASRAGPVPGIEHDLTAIALAGGLSVPAARATIADVARRVGLDLVAEGDTSVDRVLRIAERAGAPAIELLAAEARQERRTARADGRRRAELLAVRLLLPLGVCVLPAFVLLGVVPVILAMMSSTIAGLS; encoded by the coding sequence ATGAGTGAACGACGGAACGCGGCACGCGGCCGGGGCGGCCGTCCCGCCGACGACCTCCTTTCCAGTTCGGTGGAGGCCCTCGCTGTGCTCCTGGACGCGGGCATCGCACCCCGCTCGGCGTGGCAGTACGTGGCCGCGGAGGCCACGCACCCGGCCGTCGCCCGGGCGGCGCGACTCGTCGCGGAGGGGACGGCGCCCTCCGAGGCGCTTGCGGCGGCGGCGCGGCCCGGCGCGACTCCCGGTGCACACGTCGGAAGAGCGGCGTCCGGCGCTGCGGCGCGGCGTGGCCTGGCGCGTGGCGGCTACGGCGGCGGAGCGACGTTCGGGCTTGCCGGGCGGCATGGCCGGGCGTCCGGCGGCCATGCCGAGCACGCGGCGCTCGGCGTTGCGGCGTGGCGCGGCCCGACGTCGGCGCGCGAGCCCGCGGCCACACACAGCACCTCGGCGCAGCAGAGTCACGGAACCGCGGGCGACGCCGGCATGGCCGCGGTGGCGGCGGCATGGGGCGTCGCCGAGTACGCCGGAGCCTCGATCGCGCCCGCTCTGCGCGGCGCAGCCGAGGCCCTGCGCGACCGTGCCGGAGCGGAGCGGGACATCGCGACCGCTCTGGCCGGCCCCCGAGCCACCGCACGGCTGATGTCCTGGCTTCCGGCCGTCGGCGTCGCCATGGCCTACGGGATCGGCGTCGACGTCATCGGCACGCTGGTCACCGGGCCGCTCGGCTGGGTCGCGGCGATCTCCGGCGGCGGCCTGCTCGTCGCCGGGCGGTCCTGGACCCGCAGTCTGATCCGGTCGGCATCGCGGGCGGGGCCGGTGCCGGGGATCGAGCACGATCTGACGGCCATCGCCTTGGCCGGGGGACTGTCGGTGCCGGCAGCCCGGGCGACGATCGCCGACGTCGCACGCCGCGTCGGGCTCGACCTCGTCGCGGAGGGCGACACCTCCGTCGACCGGGTCCTCCGGATCGCGGAGCGGGCAGGCGCGCCCGCGATCGAGCTGCTGGCCGCCGAAGCCAGGCAGGAGAGACGGACCGCCCGCGCCGACGGGCGGCGGCGCGCGGAGCTTCTCGCCGTGCGACTGCTGCTCCCGCTCGGCGTGTGCGTGCTGCCCGCGTTCGTGCTCCTCGGCGTTGTGCCCGTCATCCTGGCGATGATGTCCTCCACCATCGCGGGCCTGAGCTGA
- a CDS encoding TadA family conjugal transfer-associated ATPase — translation MSAPPPRTAPPPAHTAAAPDFWETFGPLAPYLMRAGVTDLFVTGDGVLWSDGGPRGLHRVDGWPPDLHAARRLATRLIATGGRHIDEATPFVDVRIPGGVRVHAVLPPISTGGTLLSIRIPAAAALTLDDLVGAGSLTSDGVALLRAAVTARANILVTGAGGAGKTTLLAATLAHAPPTERIVLIEDVAELRIPHPHVVGLQTRQPNLEGAGGVGLRRLVREALRMRPDRLVLGECRGEEVADLLSALNTGHDGGAGTLHANSLADVPARMEALGALAGLDDIATARQTISAIGMIVHVERVGDRRRVAGFGRFTTSPDGRLAVVPYE, via the coding sequence ATGAGCGCGCCGCCACCGCGGACGGCGCCGCCTCCCGCGCACACGGCGGCCGCCCCGGACTTCTGGGAGACCTTCGGACCGCTGGCCCCGTACCTGATGCGCGCCGGCGTCACCGACCTCTTCGTCACCGGCGACGGCGTGCTGTGGTCCGACGGCGGCCCGCGCGGGCTCCACCGGGTGGACGGCTGGCCGCCCGACCTCCACGCCGCCCGTCGGCTGGCCACCCGGCTGATCGCCACCGGAGGGCGTCACATCGACGAGGCGACCCCGTTCGTGGACGTGCGAATTCCCGGCGGTGTGCGCGTCCACGCGGTGCTCCCGCCGATCTCGACCGGAGGAACACTGCTGTCGATCCGCATTCCGGCGGCTGCTGCCCTCACCCTGGACGACCTCGTCGGCGCCGGTTCGCTGACCTCCGACGGCGTCGCCCTGCTCCGCGCGGCGGTGACCGCCCGGGCGAACATCCTGGTGACCGGGGCAGGCGGCGCGGGCAAGACGACACTGTTGGCGGCGACCCTGGCCCATGCGCCTCCCACCGAGCGCATCGTGCTCATCGAGGATGTCGCCGAGCTCCGCATCCCGCACCCGCACGTCGTCGGCCTGCAGACGCGCCAGCCGAACCTCGAGGGCGCCGGCGGCGTTGGCCTGCGGCGACTGGTGCGGGAGGCGCTCCGGATGCGACCGGACCGGCTCGTCCTCGGCGAGTGCCGCGGAGAGGAGGTGGCCGACCTCCTCTCCGCGCTGAACACGGGCCACGACGGCGGGGCGGGAACCCTGCACGCGAACTCGCTGGCGGACGTCCCCGCACGGATGGAGGCTCTCGGCGCGCTCGCCGGCCTGGACGACATCGCGACCGCCCGCCAGACGATCAGCGCCATCGGGATGATCGTCCACGTCGAACGGGTCGGCGACCGGCGCCGCGTCGCCGGCTTCGGCCGGTTCACGACATCGCCGGACGGCCGCCTGGCGGTGGTGCCGTATGAGTGA